In the candidate division WOR-3 bacterium genome, CTGCGTCAGCAACGAGCGAACTCGCGAGGTCGATTTCCGCCCGGATCGGCGATCTGAATTTAAAGGGTTTGATCTTCTTTGCCTTTTGAATTGCACGGACGGCTTTTAATGAGATCTCTTTCTGGACATCTTGCGGATGACGGCATTGCGCCGCTGCCCTCGAGATGCCGCGCTTCGCGATCACTGTCTCAACAGATTTACCCAGGAATTTTCTGACTTCCTTGATGAGCAGATCGTCGCCGCTGACCAGCGCCACAGGCACGCCGTAGTACCCGGCAAGTGCCGCGTTGATCTCGGTTTCGCCAACAGTGTGTCCGTTTATGTTTACGCGATATATTGAAGCCGATGAGTAGGTGTGGTCCATTCCTGCGGCCCTCGTGCCGGCCATTGCGTGATAACCAATGAAAAATGCCGCGTCGTATTCTTCACTGATGCCGTGCATCATGTAGTA is a window encoding:
- a CDS encoding M55 family metallopeptidase, translating into MKIKINVFISFDIEGISAVSSWREVTKDSASLERMRRIATQEVNAAVRGIRKSGKRVGMITVCDSHASGENLLIEELEPGVTLIRGTPRKYYMMHGISEEYDAAFFIGYHAMAGTRAAGMDHTYSSASIYRVNINGHTVGETEINAALAGYYGVPVALVSGDDLLIKEVRKFLGKSVETVIAKRGISRAAAQCRHPQDVQKEISLKAVRAIQKAKKIKPFKFRSPIRAEIDLASSLVADA